A window of Synechococcus sp. MEDNS5 contains these coding sequences:
- a CDS encoding 50S ribosomal protein L23 has translation MTERFTGRLADVIRRPLITEKATRALELNQYTFEVDHRAAKPDIKAAVEQLFDVKVTGISTMNPPRRSRRVGRFAGKRAQVKKAVVRLAEGNSIQLFPES, from the coding sequence ATGACTGAGCGCTTCACCGGACGCCTGGCGGATGTGATCCGCCGGCCGCTGATCACAGAAAAAGCCACCCGTGCGCTGGAACTCAACCAGTACACCTTCGAGGTGGATCACCGAGCTGCCAAACCAGACATCAAGGCTGCTGTTGAGCAACTCTTCGATGTCAAGGTCACCGGCATCAGCACCATGAACCCTCCTCGCCGCAGCCGTCGGGTCGGCCGTTTCGCCGGCAAGCGTGCGCAGGTGAAAAAGGCCGTGGTGCGCCTCGCCGAAGGCAACTCCATCCAACTCTTCCCTGAGTCCTGA
- the rplD gene encoding 50S ribosomal protein L4, producing the protein MANCVVRDWQGKETGKASLDLKVAKETTALDLMHRAVLRQQAHSRQGTASTLTRAEVRGGGRKPYKQKGTGRARQGSIRTPLRPGGGIVFGPKPRSYNLAMNRKERRLALRTALMARIDDVTVVKDFGASLEAPKTREITDALGRLGIEADSKVLIVVGNPSDVLRRSVRNLEKVKLIAANQLNVFDLLHANALVLGEEALATIQEVYGDD; encoded by the coding sequence ATGGCTAACTGTGTAGTCCGCGACTGGCAGGGCAAGGAAACCGGCAAGGCCTCCCTCGACCTGAAGGTCGCCAAAGAGACCACAGCCCTTGATCTGATGCACCGTGCGGTTCTGCGTCAGCAGGCCCACAGCCGTCAGGGCACCGCAAGCACCCTGACCCGGGCCGAAGTTCGCGGTGGCGGTCGCAAGCCTTACAAACAGAAAGGCACAGGCCGGGCCCGTCAGGGTTCGATCCGTACGCCTCTCCGTCCCGGTGGCGGCATCGTGTTCGGACCGAAGCCCCGCAGCTACAACCTCGCGATGAACCGCAAGGAGCGTCGCTTGGCACTGCGCACCGCGCTGATGGCACGCATCGACGACGTCACGGTGGTCAAGGATTTCGGAGCATCACTGGAAGCTCCGAAGACTCGGGAAATCACCGATGCCCTCGGACGCCTGGGCATCGAAGCCGATTCCAAAGTATTGATCGTGGTGGGGAACCCCTCGGACGTGCTGCGTCGTTCCGTCCGCAACCTCGAGAAGGTGAAGCTGATTGCAGCCAACCAACTCAACGTCTTCGACCTGCTCCATGCCAACGCGCTGGTGCTGGGGGAAGAGGCTCTCGCAACCATCCAGGAGGTTTACGGCGATGACTGA
- the rplC gene encoding 50S ribosomal protein L3, with protein sequence MSIGILGKKLGMSQLFDEQGKAVPVTLIEAGPCRITQLKTTETDGYIAVQIGFGDTREKLVNKPAKGHLAKSGEGVLRHLSEYRVDDVNGLELGGSVTVGDFEAGQKVDVSGDTMGRGFAGYQKRHGFSRGPMTHGSKNHREPGSTGAGTTPGRIYPGKRMAGRYGGKKITTRGLTILRVDSDRNLLVVKGSVPGKPGALLNIRPANRVGAKPAKGGK encoded by the coding sequence ATGTCCATCGGCATCCTTGGGAAGAAGCTGGGTATGTCCCAGCTCTTCGACGAGCAAGGCAAAGCCGTCCCGGTCACTCTGATCGAGGCGGGTCCTTGCCGGATCACCCAACTCAAAACAACAGAAACGGACGGCTACATCGCCGTTCAGATCGGCTTCGGGGACACCCGCGAAAAGCTGGTCAACAAACCAGCCAAGGGGCACCTCGCCAAATCCGGCGAAGGTGTACTCCGTCACCTCAGTGAGTACCGCGTTGACGACGTCAACGGCCTGGAACTCGGCGGTTCAGTCACCGTGGGTGACTTCGAAGCCGGCCAGAAGGTTGACGTCAGCGGCGACACGATGGGACGCGGCTTTGCCGGTTACCAGAAGCGTCATGGCTTCAGTCGCGGTCCGATGACGCACGGTTCCAAAAATCACCGTGAACCAGGCTCCACCGGCGCTGGTACAACGCCGGGTCGCATCTACCCCGGCAAGCGCATGGCTGGGCGTTACGGCGGCAAGAAGATCACCACGAGAGGGCTCACCATCCTCAGAGTGGACAGTGATCGCAATCTGTTGGTGGTGAAGGGCTCCGTTCCTGGCAAGCCCGGAGCGCTGCTCAACATCCGCCCCGCCAATCGCGTGGGTGCCAAGCCCGCCAAAGGAGGTAAGTGA
- a CDS encoding NAD(P)H-quinone oxidoreductase subunit N yields the protein MPLLLSGRGFRRELESVGCMAVHAPLEGGAETRLLRRLRAAGYRTHLSSARGLGDPEVFLFQKHGVRPPHLGHQSVGRGAAVGEVQEVMPQLGEALLGEKPVLLWLLEGQVLSRSELLTLCDLCRREPRLKIVVEMGGARSLRWQPMTQLLGA from the coding sequence ATGCCGCTGCTGCTTTCAGGTCGGGGTTTCCGCCGTGAGCTGGAGTCCGTGGGATGCATGGCTGTTCATGCCCCTCTCGAGGGAGGAGCTGAGACGCGCCTGCTCCGGCGCCTGCGCGCGGCTGGCTATCGCACCCACTTGAGTTCCGCTCGCGGACTTGGCGATCCTGAGGTGTTCCTGTTTCAGAAACACGGGGTGCGCCCGCCCCATCTGGGTCACCAGAGCGTCGGACGCGGTGCTGCCGTTGGAGAGGTTCAGGAAGTGATGCCCCAGCTCGGGGAAGCTCTACTTGGTGAGAAGCCTGTCTTGCTCTGGTTGCTGGAAGGCCAGGTTCTGTCCCGCTCCGAACTTCTTACGCTCTGCGATCTCTGCCGAAGAGAGCCCCGACTCAAGATTGTTGTGGAAATGGGAGGAGCAAGGAGTTTGCGCTGGCAGCCAATGACTCAGCTGCTCGGGGCCTGA
- a CDS encoding LdpA C-terminal domain-containing domain, with product MICGASNQDLASISDLCAVYAAAGVHCVDVAADAAVVHAARLGLNWARQRTGSSPWLMVSVSDGSDVHFRKAVFDPALCPPDCPRPCERVCPAGAITADRGVEASVCYGCGRCLPACPQQLIHAEEHQVGLEGLSQLLQELQPDALEIHTAPERSAAFERTLLAVAASRVPLRRLAVSCGMEGHGVTPAVLARELWHRHGALRRQGMRPLWQLDGRPMSGDVGAGTARAALRLWQQLRTIAPPGPLQLAGGTNDVTISLLQTLDSSSEARPSGVAFGGMARALLQPLLLEAESRQTSLRDWPTGWEEAVTLARSLVAPWLQRL from the coding sequence TTGATATGTGGTGCCAGCAATCAGGATCTGGCCTCGATCAGCGACCTGTGTGCTGTGTATGCCGCTGCGGGAGTGCACTGCGTGGATGTCGCGGCCGATGCGGCGGTGGTTCATGCGGCTCGCCTCGGCTTGAACTGGGCCCGCCAGCGCACCGGATCCTCACCCTGGTTGATGGTCAGCGTTAGTGATGGATCCGATGTGCATTTTCGCAAGGCTGTCTTTGACCCAGCGCTGTGCCCCCCCGACTGCCCGAGGCCTTGTGAACGGGTCTGCCCCGCCGGCGCCATCACTGCGGACAGAGGCGTTGAAGCCAGCGTCTGTTATGGATGTGGGCGCTGTCTTCCTGCCTGTCCCCAGCAGCTCATCCACGCCGAGGAGCACCAGGTTGGACTCGAGGGTTTGAGTCAATTGCTGCAGGAGCTGCAGCCGGATGCTCTGGAAATTCACACGGCACCGGAGCGAAGCGCTGCTTTCGAACGCACGCTGCTTGCGGTGGCCGCATCCCGTGTGCCCCTGCGTCGCTTGGCTGTCAGCTGTGGGATGGAGGGCCATGGCGTTACCCCAGCTGTTCTGGCTAGGGAGCTCTGGCATCGTCATGGCGCCCTGCGTCGACAGGGGATGCGACCCCTCTGGCAGTTGGATGGCCGGCCGATGAGCGGGGATGTAGGGGCTGGGACGGCCCGTGCCGCCCTGCGGCTCTGGCAGCAGCTGCGCACGATCGCTCCTCCAGGACCACTGCAGCTGGCAGGAGGCACCAATGACGTGACGATCAGCCTTCTGCAAACACTGGATTCATCATCAGAAGCTCGACCCTCAGGAGTGGCGTTTGGCGGGATGGCTCGGGCGCTCCTCCAGCCCCTGCTCCTCGAGGCGGAGTCTCGTCAGACCTCGCTGCGGGACTGGCCCACGGGTTGGGAGGAAGCTGTGACGCTGGCACGTTCTCTCGTTGCACCCTGGTTGCAGAGGCTCTGA
- a CDS encoding AAA family ATPase, with the protein MSTERITDDLQRLLSLLPATVCQVLEQDDHSDQLLEVVLDLGRLPEARYPGRSLALGERSLERKDLEEMVNRLGQFGADNRAGIERTLHRISAIRNRRGDVVGLTCRVGRAVFGTVAMVRDLLDSEQSLLLMGRPGVGKTTALREIARVLADDLGKRVVVIDTSNEIAGDGDIPHPAIGRARRMQVARPELQHQVMIEAVENHMPEVIVIDEIGTELEAQAARTIAERGVMLVATAHGNALTNLIKNPTLCDLVGGIESVTLGDEEARRRRSQKTVLERAAEPTFPIAIEMHSRHRWAVHDDVARTVDLLLRGQTPRPQERELTEDGGVRLVDAVVPKSLRAPQKRPALAVVPMPDPVAAPVRDSQFREEEAEAVRDPETLQILCCGLSRQRLEEAVRCHRWPVQAVNDLSAADVLLSVRQGLGRQPDLRRQARDAGVPILVIKSDSLPQVERALERLLSRRSRDCDQPPLLTSGSEPGRADALAALEECRLAVEQVVMPEGRPVELLPRSEVVLQMQADLVARYRLRSDVYGPSDQRRLRVFPP; encoded by the coding sequence ATGAGCACCGAGCGCATCACCGATGACCTGCAGCGACTTTTGTCGCTTTTGCCCGCAACGGTGTGTCAGGTCTTGGAACAGGACGATCACAGCGATCAGTTGCTCGAAGTGGTGCTGGATCTCGGAAGGCTTCCCGAGGCCCGTTATCCAGGACGCTCCCTGGCCTTGGGCGAACGCAGCCTCGAGCGCAAAGACCTGGAGGAGATGGTGAACCGCCTTGGACAATTCGGTGCGGATAATCGGGCCGGCATCGAACGCACGCTTCACCGCATCAGCGCCATTCGCAATCGACGCGGTGATGTGGTGGGGCTCACCTGCAGGGTGGGGCGTGCTGTTTTTGGCACGGTCGCCATGGTGAGGGATCTGCTGGACAGTGAGCAATCTCTGCTGCTGATGGGGCGGCCGGGTGTGGGAAAGACCACAGCTTTGCGCGAGATCGCCAGGGTGCTTGCGGATGACCTGGGGAAACGGGTTGTGGTGATCGACACCAGCAACGAAATCGCCGGTGATGGTGACATTCCTCATCCGGCGATCGGCAGGGCGCGGCGCATGCAGGTTGCGCGCCCTGAGCTGCAGCACCAGGTGATGATCGAAGCCGTTGAGAATCACATGCCCGAGGTCATCGTGATCGATGAAATCGGCACCGAGCTTGAGGCGCAGGCTGCGCGCACCATCGCCGAGAGGGGGGTGATGCTGGTGGCCACGGCCCACGGAAACGCACTCACCAATCTCATCAAGAATCCAACCCTCTGTGATCTGGTGGGCGGAATTGAATCGGTCACCCTCGGGGATGAGGAGGCTCGGCGGCGGCGTAGCCAGAAGACAGTCCTGGAGCGGGCCGCTGAGCCGACGTTCCCGATCGCGATTGAGATGCACAGCCGTCATCGCTGGGCTGTTCATGACGATGTGGCCCGAACGGTTGATTTGCTCTTGAGGGGGCAGACCCCGAGGCCTCAGGAACGCGAATTGACAGAGGATGGGGGCGTACGGCTCGTGGACGCTGTTGTCCCGAAGTCCTTGCGGGCTCCGCAAAAGCGACCAGCTCTTGCCGTTGTTCCCATGCCGGATCCGGTGGCTGCACCGGTGCGGGATTCCCAGTTCAGAGAAGAGGAGGCGGAGGCGGTCCGCGATCCGGAAACGCTTCAGATTCTTTGCTGCGGACTCAGCCGTCAACGCCTTGAAGAAGCCGTCCGATGTCATCGCTGGCCCGTTCAGGCTGTGAATGATCTCTCAGCCGCTGATGTTCTGCTCAGCGTGCGTCAGGGTCTTGGTCGCCAGCCGGATCTTCGTCGTCAGGCAAGGGATGCCGGAGTCCCCATTCTGGTGATCAAGTCCGACTCTTTGCCTCAGGTTGAGCGGGCTCTAGAGCGCCTGCTCAGTCGCCGCTCACGCGATTGCGACCAACCTCCGTTGCTGACGTCCGGGTCGGAACCAGGGCGCGCTGATGCGCTTGCAGCCCTCGAGGAGTGTCGGTTGGCTGTCGAACAGGTTGTGATGCCGGAGGGACGGCCTGTGGAGCTGCTGCCCCGCAGTGAAGTAGTGCTGCAGATGCAGGCTGATCTGGTGGCGCGCTACAGGCTGCGCAGTGATGTGTACGGGCCTTCTGATCAGCGTCGGCTCAGGGTTTTCCCACCTTGA
- a CDS encoding HAD family hydrolase has protein sequence MDEYWWSARRAALSLCPGAALPEAIPDGFRALRPWIHHGWEMVLIASLFSEPSRSLMTGDLDGVISDYSAFCSEGLSRFGWTPSLLQERLEHVRREAVLTDRIGWLAMHRPYPGVPERLASLDDEGVAWAVLTTKGKAFTAELLASMGLAPARLDGRESGPKPEVLLSLSRDWHLMGFIEDRKATLETVRGTEGLEDLPCWLASWGYLKPDDPATLPDGVSLLSPECFAGALASWN, from the coding sequence ATGGACGAGTACTGGTGGAGTGCTCGCCGTGCCGCGTTGAGCCTCTGCCCCGGGGCCGCACTGCCAGAAGCCATTCCCGATGGGTTTCGCGCTCTGCGTCCCTGGATTCACCATGGCTGGGAGATGGTGCTGATCGCGTCGCTGTTCTCTGAACCCAGTCGGTCGCTGATGACGGGTGATCTTGATGGGGTGATCAGTGATTACAGCGCGTTCTGTTCCGAAGGCCTTTCCCGGTTCGGCTGGACCCCGAGTCTCCTGCAGGAGCGGCTTGAGCATGTCCGCCGTGAGGCTGTCCTGACGGATCGGATTGGCTGGCTGGCGATGCATCGGCCCTATCCAGGGGTGCCGGAACGCCTCGCGTCTTTGGACGATGAAGGAGTGGCCTGGGCGGTGCTCACCACCAAAGGCAAAGCCTTCACTGCAGAATTGCTGGCTTCGATGGGCCTGGCACCCGCGCGATTGGATGGACGGGAGTCGGGACCCAAGCCCGAGGTCTTGCTCAGTCTCAGTCGGGACTGGCATTTGATGGGATTCATCGAGGACCGCAAGGCGACCCTGGAAACGGTGCGCGGCACAGAGGGTCTCGAGGACCTGCCTTGCTGGCTGGCCTCATGGGGATATCTGAAGCCGGATGACCCCGCGACCCTCCCCGACGGTGTGTCGCTACTCAGTCCGGAATGCTTCGCAGGGGCCTTGGCGAGCTGGAACTGA
- the recA gene encoding recombinase RecA → MPVEVKSSQSSGGDVRPGERDQALNLVLGQIERNFGKGSIMRLGDASRMRVETISTGALTLDLALGGGYPKGRVVEVYGPESSGKTTLTLHAIAEVQRRGGVAAFVDAEHALDPVYAASLGVDIENLLVSQPDTGEMALEIVDQLVRSAAVDIVVVDSVAALTPRAEIEGEMGDLAVGSQARLMSQAMRKITGNIGKSGCTVIFLNQLRLKIGVTYGNPETTTGGNALKFYASVRLDIRRIQTLKRGTEEYGIRAKVKVAKNKVAPPFRIAEFDILFGRGISTLGCLLDLAEETGVVTRKGAWYSYEGDNIGQGRDNTIGWLEQNPEAKDTIETLVRQKLTEGSEVTSNSMRPLAAAARSAATKPADKASNGQADVKTKGAA, encoded by the coding sequence ATGCCAGTCGAAGTGAAATCCTCCCAGTCCTCCGGTGGAGATGTCCGCCCCGGTGAGCGTGATCAGGCGCTCAATCTCGTGCTCGGGCAGATCGAGCGCAATTTCGGGAAGGGGTCGATCATGCGTCTTGGAGACGCCTCCCGCATGCGGGTGGAGACCATCTCCACCGGAGCACTCACTCTCGACCTTGCCTTGGGGGGTGGTTATCCGAAAGGACGTGTTGTGGAGGTGTATGGGCCGGAAAGCTCCGGTAAAACCACGCTGACGTTGCATGCCATCGCTGAGGTGCAGCGGCGGGGAGGTGTGGCGGCCTTCGTGGATGCCGAGCATGCCCTCGATCCCGTTTACGCCGCTTCGCTCGGTGTCGATATCGAGAATCTGTTGGTGTCGCAGCCCGACACCGGTGAAATGGCCCTGGAGATCGTCGATCAGCTCGTGCGCTCTGCTGCCGTTGACATCGTTGTGGTGGACTCGGTCGCGGCGCTGACGCCCCGAGCCGAGATCGAAGGAGAAATGGGTGATCTGGCGGTGGGCTCCCAGGCGCGTCTGATGAGTCAGGCCATGCGCAAGATCACAGGCAACATCGGAAAATCCGGTTGCACCGTGATTTTCCTCAACCAGTTGCGTCTGAAAATCGGTGTGACCTATGGCAATCCGGAAACAACTACCGGTGGTAACGCCCTCAAGTTCTATGCATCGGTGCGCCTCGATATTCGCCGGATTCAGACGCTGAAGCGCGGCACCGAGGAGTACGGGATCCGGGCGAAGGTGAAGGTCGCCAAAAACAAGGTGGCTCCGCCCTTCCGAATCGCTGAATTCGACATTCTTTTCGGTCGTGGCATCAGCACGCTGGGATGCTTGTTGGATTTGGCGGAAGAAACAGGCGTCGTGACCCGCAAAGGAGCCTGGTACAGCTACGAAGGCGACAACATTGGCCAGGGCCGGGACAACACCATTGGCTGGCTGGAGCAGAACCCTGAGGCCAAAGACACAATCGAGACGTTGGTTCGTCAGAAGCTCACCGAGGGCTCGGAGGTGACGTCTAACTCCATGCGGCCTCTTGCTGCCGCCGCCCGATCGGCTGCAACCAAGCCTGCCGATAAGGCTTCTAACGGTCAGGCGGATGTCAAGACCAAAGGGGCTGCCTGA
- a CDS encoding DUF1815 family protein produces MFLRLSEQYRTVVKDLVMSLQALAKSLQKLGVTATCYVCDDGRDGSGASFVAELGDQHMVRFLVSDFGISWVESRNGRELVKFEGAEAIQELQRIADNLQESRSQRGSSCSIQA; encoded by the coding sequence GTGTTTTTGCGTTTGTCAGAGCAATATCGAACTGTTGTTAAGGATCTGGTGATGAGCCTTCAGGCTCTCGCCAAGAGCCTTCAGAAGCTTGGCGTTACAGCAACCTGCTACGTCTGCGACGACGGTCGTGATGGATCTGGAGCCTCATTTGTCGCTGAGCTCGGCGATCAGCACATGGTGCGATTTCTCGTGTCCGACTTCGGCATCAGCTGGGTTGAGTCGCGCAACGGACGCGAATTGGTGAAGTTCGAAGGTGCTGAAGCGATCCAGGAACTTCAGCGCATTGCCGACAATCTCCAGGAGAGCCGCAGTCAACGCGGCTCTTCCTGCTCGATTCAAGCCTGA
- a CDS encoding DUF2839 domain-containing protein, protein MGEARRRASQGLPPRQQKTNPKDAERFIEWLPLTRSQASQFVSITTRGAWIGIGALVVFWVVVRFVGPAAGWWTLADTP, encoded by the coding sequence ATGGGAGAAGCCCGCCGTCGCGCCAGCCAGGGCCTGCCGCCCCGTCAGCAGAAAACCAATCCCAAGGATGCCGAGCGCTTCATTGAGTGGTTGCCCCTGACCCGAAGCCAGGCCTCGCAGTTCGTTTCAATCACCACACGCGGCGCTTGGATCGGAATCGGAGCGTTGGTTGTGTTCTGGGTGGTGGTGCGATTTGTTGGTCCTGCAGCGGGCTGGTGGACCCTTGCAGACACACCCTGA
- a CDS encoding helicase, translated as MLEVQAHQQLKHLLRADAGQWEHQLTLSRLVGRSLRRRDQTSIQLSAGSDERWWLALLVPLCLQSRNTVLVLDPQQRQRFLSLERPRLLQSDLRLGCWSSVHPPTSDQLWLLTPSQLITAYRLGHLRHDDHLVIPEAEHLATRLRDAMAVQLEARHWEELRTAFPATGQGLLDLHERLSRQLFARGSGKCRQLSMPDSALTSIRDLLQLTGQAPEPWCQLTTMAMDTWASWARLDHEHLQWQWTLQPLEPLEEIQGLFSTRPWTLIHGDGGCRRSSNPTPPDRDDPVIRIDLREPPRSEPIPIYAPRRQPLPNTEIYASHLLDQCRRLILGRSGLTVVLANDTALLQRLASELAAEFGSRVTLDRACDKPNGVICTSWSWWMTHQPTLPEPDQLITALLPIASLEDPLTAARVKVLKKQGRDWFRDLLLPEALAILIPAIAPLRRSGGRLAILDGRVRSRSWGEQVFQALEPWSSLQRLRPD; from the coding sequence ATGCTGGAAGTTCAGGCCCATCAGCAGCTGAAGCATCTGCTCCGTGCGGATGCCGGACAGTGGGAGCATCAACTGACGTTGAGTCGGCTGGTGGGCCGTAGCCTGCGCCGCCGCGATCAAACCAGCATCCAGCTCTCTGCCGGCAGCGATGAACGCTGGTGGCTTGCCCTGCTCGTTCCCCTCTGCCTCCAGAGCCGCAACACCGTTCTGGTGCTGGATCCGCAGCAACGGCAGCGCTTTCTCAGCCTGGAGCGTCCCCGCCTGCTCCAGAGCGACCTACGGCTCGGATGCTGGAGCAGTGTTCATCCACCCACGAGCGATCAATTGTGGCTGCTCACTCCCAGCCAGCTGATCACGGCGTACCGCCTCGGGCACCTCCGGCATGACGACCACCTGGTGATTCCAGAGGCAGAGCATCTGGCCACACGACTCCGGGACGCCATGGCCGTGCAGCTCGAGGCGCGCCATTGGGAAGAGCTCAGAACCGCCTTTCCTGCCACTGGCCAGGGACTTCTGGACCTGCACGAACGCTTGAGCCGGCAACTATTCGCCCGTGGTTCCGGCAAGTGCCGCCAGCTCTCCATGCCGGACAGCGCCCTGACCAGCATCCGCGATCTACTGCAACTGACAGGCCAGGCGCCGGAACCCTGGTGTCAGCTCACAACCATGGCGATGGACACCTGGGCGAGCTGGGCCCGACTCGACCATGAACACCTGCAGTGGCAATGGACGCTTCAGCCCCTGGAGCCCCTTGAGGAAATCCAAGGCCTGTTCAGCACTCGGCCCTGGACCCTGATTCATGGCGATGGGGGATGCCGCAGATCCTCCAATCCAACACCTCCCGACCGTGACGATCCCGTCATCCGGATCGATCTACGCGAGCCGCCACGCAGCGAACCGATCCCGATCTACGCCCCCCGCAGGCAACCCCTGCCCAACACGGAGATCTACGCCAGCCATCTGCTCGATCAATGCCGGCGTCTCATCCTTGGCCGCTCAGGTCTGACGGTGGTTCTTGCGAATGACACAGCCCTGCTCCAGAGACTGGCCAGCGAACTGGCGGCGGAATTCGGCAGCAGGGTGACCCTGGATCGTGCTTGCGACAAACCCAATGGCGTGATCTGCACCAGTTGGAGCTGGTGGATGACGCATCAACCAACCCTGCCGGAACCGGATCAGCTCATCACAGCTCTGCTGCCGATCGCGAGCCTGGAAGATCCACTCACGGCTGCGCGTGTGAAAGTTTTGAAAAAACAAGGTCGCGACTGGTTCAGAGACCTGCTTCTGCCAGAGGCGTTGGCCATCCTGATTCCCGCCATTGCCCCCCTCAGGCGCAGTGGCGGCCGTCTGGCCATTCTGGATGGTCGGGTGCGAAGCCGAAGCTGGGGGGAGCAAGTGTTCCAAGCACTGGAGCCTTGGAGTTCACTGCAACGGCTTCGACCGGACTGA
- a CDS encoding prephenate/arogenate dehydrogenase, translated as MGEERSTGLEALGKVGVVGLGLIGGSIALDLRQQGVSVTGLVHRDSTAARAMQRGLVDEVSCDSSCLSDCNTVILALPIEALLKPEPQLVEALPVNAVVTDVGSVKGAVLEVWRHRHPRFVATHPMAGTDQSGVDAGLPGLFRGRPWVATPEPSTDPQALASVKVLAEGLGSEWITADAACHDQAVALVSHLPVMVSAALLRAAGDERDPRVQDLARRLASSGFADTTRVGGGNPALGTAMACRNTAALLKALAAYRWSLEQLEEAILSGHWAQLENELHKTSALRPGFVEKGPDPLSSPE; from the coding sequence ATGGGCGAGGAGCGGAGCACTGGGCTGGAGGCTCTCGGAAAAGTTGGTGTGGTTGGCCTCGGTCTGATCGGTGGCTCGATCGCTCTCGACCTTCGTCAGCAGGGTGTGTCGGTCACCGGGCTTGTGCATCGCGACAGCACAGCGGCTCGTGCCATGCAGCGGGGGTTGGTGGACGAAGTCAGTTGCGATTCCTCCTGCCTCAGCGACTGCAACACCGTGATCCTGGCCCTTCCGATCGAAGCGCTGCTGAAGCCTGAGCCACAGTTGGTCGAGGCATTACCGGTCAATGCCGTTGTGACGGATGTGGGGTCCGTGAAAGGGGCGGTGCTTGAGGTCTGGCGCCACCGTCACCCTCGTTTCGTGGCGACCCATCCCATGGCAGGAACGGATCAGTCCGGTGTCGATGCAGGTTTACCTGGATTGTTCCGAGGCCGTCCGTGGGTGGCGACGCCTGAGCCGTCGACCGATCCCCAGGCCTTGGCCAGCGTGAAGGTGTTGGCTGAAGGGCTTGGAAGCGAGTGGATCACAGCGGATGCTGCCTGCCACGACCAGGCCGTGGCTCTGGTCTCCCACCTGCCGGTGATGGTGAGCGCTGCTTTGTTGAGGGCGGCAGGAGACGAACGGGATCCAAGGGTTCAGGATCTCGCCCGGCGTCTGGCTTCCAGCGGTTTTGCTGACACCACCCGTGTTGGCGGGGGCAACCCTGCCCTGGGTACGGCGATGGCGTGCCGCAACACGGCAGCCCTGCTCAAGGCATTGGCCGCTTATCGCTGGAGCCTTGAACAGCTGGAGGAGGCAATTCTCAGTGGTCACTGGGCTCAGCTCGAAAATGAATTGCACAAGACCAGCGCCCTGCGTCCAGGGTTTGTCGAAAAGGGACCCGATCCGCTCAGTTCGCCAGAGTGA